The Clarias gariepinus isolate MV-2021 ecotype Netherlands chromosome 7, CGAR_prim_01v2, whole genome shotgun sequence genome includes a window with the following:
- the LOC128528148 gene encoding extracellular calcium-sensing receptor-like, whose protein sequence is MIGGIFSIHRKWDQQAQSFISGPTQGECISFNLREFQNAQTMVFAIEEINNRTDILPGINLGYKIYDTCGSVEKTTRASLSLINGHGENTTTVSCLKPETVQAIIGQTASTPTIAISTTVGPLHIPVVSHFSTCACLSDKKKHPSFFRTIPSDYFQSRALAKLVKYFGWTWVGALCSDDDYGKNGLSEFISAAKEEGICVEYSMAFFKTDPREKILKIVKNIKASTSKVIVGFIADTDFGFLLKEMALQNMTGFQWIGSESWISDFNIANAEWQHILKGSLGFAIPTAKINGLGEFLSKLNPASDIAIYKVLWETIFQCKLPIQNTVQMTQLCKGNESLSQVQNIYTDVSDLRIANNVYKAVYAVAYALHNSYGCSKRDKGQAAANVCTNLTDNQKPWQVVNHLKKLHFTTTTYEDVFFDENGDPAARYDVLNWQQDKNNKIVFVKVGFYDASLQGHLQLSFNNISIVWAHSKPQVPVSVCSPSCSPGYRRAVQKGKPICCFDCIPCAEGEISNITDSITCVKCPPEMWSNEKKDSCVLKLVEFLSFKEMMGIIFVSFSLLGISFTIFIAVIFFKNKQTPIVRANNSELSFLLLFYLSMCFLCSLTFIGQPSEWSCMLRHTAFGITFVLCISCVLGKTVVVLMAFRATLPGSNVMKWFGPLQQRLSVLAFTLVQVLICVLWLIIAPPFPYNNMSYYKEKIILECNVGSAAGFWAVLGYIGLLAFLCFILAFLARKLPDNFNEAKFITFSMLIFCAVWITFIPAYVSSPGKFTVAVEIFAILASSFGLLFCIFVPKCNIIILKPDKNTKKQIMAKAPGK, encoded by the exons ATGATTGGAGGGATCTTTTCGATTCACAGAAAATGGGACCAGCAGGCACAATCATTCATTTCAGGACCCACACAAGGAGAATGCATAAG ttttaaccTCCGAGAATTTCAAAATGCACAAACAATGGTATTTGCAATTGAGGAAATCAACAATAGAACTGATATACTTCCAGGCATCAATTTGGGTTATAAAATTTACGATACATGTGGATCAGTTGAAAAGACCACAAGAGCCTCCTTGTCCTTGATCAATGGCCATGGAGAAAATACAACTACAGTGTCGTGCTTAAAACCTGAAACTGTACAAGCAATTATAGGACAAACAGCATCTACCCCTACTATTGCTATATCTACAACGGTGGGACCTTTGCACATACCTGTG gtcAGTCACTTTTCAACATGCGCATGCCtgagtgacaaaaaaaaacatccatctTTCTTCAGAACTATTCCTAGTGATTATTTCCAGAGCAGAGCTTTAGCAAAGCTGGTCAAATATTTTGGATGGACCTGGGTTGGGGCCCTATGCAGTGATGATGACTATGGGAAAAATGGCCTAAGTGAATTTATTAGTGCAGCCAAAGAAGAAGGAATCTGTGTTGAATATTCTATGGCATTTTTTAAGACAGACCCCAGAGAAAAAATTCtgaaaatagttaaaaatatCAAGGCTTCAACCTCCAAAGTGATTGTAGGATTTATTGCAGATACTGACTTTGGGTTTCTTCTAAAGGAAATGGCCTTACAGAACATGACTGGCTTTCAGTGGATTGGAAGTGAGTCCTGGATTTCTGATTTCAATATTGCCAATGCTGAATGGcaacatattttaaaaggatCTCTGGGTTTTGCTATCCCTACGGCTAAAATTAATGGTCTAGGAGAATTTCTTTCTAAACTAAATCCAGCTTCTGATATAGCCATTTACAAAGTGCTGTGGGAGACAATATTTCAGTGTAAACTTCCAATTCAAAACACTGTTCAGATGACACAATTGTGTAAGGGCAATGAAAGTCTAAGTCAAGttcaaaacatttatacagATGTTTCAGATCTACGAATtgcaaataatgtttataaagctGTGTATGCTGTGGCTTATGCCCTGCACAACAGTTATGGATGTTCCAAGAGGGACAAGGGACAAGCAGCTGCTAATGTGTGTACAAACCTAACAGATAACCAAAAACCATGGCAG GTAGTCAATCATTTGAAAAAACTTCATTTTACCACTACAACTTATGAGGATGTATTTTTTGATGAGAATGGAGACCCAGCAGCTAGGTATGATGTGTTAAATTGGcaacaagacaaaaataataaaatagtgttTGTCAAAGTGGGCTTCTATGATGCTTCTCTGCAAGGACACCTTCAGCTGTCATTTAACAACATCAGTATAGTCTGGGCCCACAGTAAACCACAG GTGCCGGTCTCAGTGTGTAGTCCAAGCTGTTCCCCAGGCTACAGAAGGGCTGTTCAGAAAGGCAAACCAATCTGCTGCTTTGACTGTATACCATGTGCAGAGGGAGAAATCAGTAATATAAcag ACTCTATAACTTGTGTCAAGTGCCCTCCGGAGATGTGGTCTAATGAAAAGAAAGATTCCTGTGTCTTAAAGCTGGTGGAATTCCTTTCTTTTAAGGAAATGATGGGGATAATTTTTGTCTCATTTTCTCTGTTAGGAATATCCTTTACAATCTTTATTGCTGtaattttcttcaaaaataAGCAGACACCAATTGTTAGAGCAAACAATTCTGAGCTGAGCTTCTTGCTACTCTTTTATCTGTCCATGTGCTTCCTCTGTTCACTTACATTTATTGGTCAGCCGTCTGAATGGTCCTGTATGCTGCGTCACACAGCATTTGGGATCACCTTTGTCCTCTGTATCTCCTGTGTGCTGGGAAAAACAGTAGTGGTGTTAATGGCCTTCAGAGCTACACTTCCAGGCAGTAATGTCATGAAATGGTTTGGTCCTCTACAGCAGAGACTCAGTGTACTTGCCTTCACTCTTGTACAGGTTCTTATTTGTGTACTGTGGTTAATAATAGCTCCTCCTTTTCCATACAATAATATGAGCTACTACAAAGAAAAGATCATATTAGAATGTAATGTAGGCTCTGCTGCAGGTTTCTGGGCTGTGCTGGGTTATATAGGACTCTtggcttttttgtgttttattttggcttTTCTGGCCCGGAAGCTGCCTGataattttaatgaagccaAATTCATCACATTCAGCATGCTCATATTCTGTGCAGTTTGGATTACCTTTATTCCTGCTTATGTCAGCTCTCCTGGAAAATTTACTGTAGCAGTGGAGATATTTGCTATTTTAGCATCAAGCTTTGGTTtacttttttgtatatttgttccAAAGTGCAATATCATTATACTGAAACCAGATAAGAatactaaaaaacaaataatggctaagGCACCTGGAAAATAA